A single region of the Latilactobacillus curvatus JCM 1096 = DSM 20019 genome encodes:
- a CDS encoding VTT domain-containing protein — translation MTQLIDFVLHIDSHLVNIVNQFGNWTYVILFAIIFVETGAVILPFLPGDSLLFAAAALAARTDNDLNVWLFAALFLIASIAGDSLNEQIGQRVGLAATKNRFFGKFINTEKIEEAQVFFDKYGGKTIAIGRFMPIIRTFVPFVAGGSQMAFMKFFRYDVIGSILWVTLCCGAGYFFGNIAVVREHFSLVVLGIIGVSLIPMVITAVKSQMKKNNA, via the coding sequence ATGACGCAGTTAATTGATTTTGTTTTACATATTGATTCCCACCTGGTCAACATTGTTAATCAGTTCGGCAACTGGACCTATGTCATCTTGTTTGCCATTATCTTTGTTGAAACCGGGGCGGTTATCTTACCGTTTCTACCGGGGGACTCGCTTTTATTTGCCGCTGCTGCTTTGGCAGCCCGGACTGATAATGACTTGAATGTCTGGCTGTTTGCTGCCTTGTTCTTAATCGCCTCAATTGCGGGTGATTCATTGAATGAACAAATTGGCCAACGGGTCGGTTTAGCCGCCACGAAGAATCGGTTCTTCGGCAAGTTTATCAATACCGAGAAAATTGAAGAGGCGCAGGTCTTCTTTGATAAGTATGGTGGTAAAACCATTGCAATTGGCCGTTTCATGCCGATTATTAGAACATTCGTTCCATTTGTTGCCGGTGGGAGCCAGATGGCCTTCATGAAGTTCTTCCGTTACGACGTGATTGGGAGTATCTTGTGGGTGACACTCTGTTGCGGAGCTGGTTACTTCTTCGGAAACATTGCTGTTGTGCGTGAACATTTCTCACTCGTTGTGTTAGGGATTATCGGGGTCTCATTGATTCCGATGGTTATCACAGCGGTTAAGAGTCAAATGAAAAAAAATAATGCTTAA
- a CDS encoding NAD(P)/FAD-dependent oxidoreductase: MLDSNHLFDITIIGGGPVGMFAAYYAGMRKADVQIIESLPELGGQVATLYPEKQIYDVAGFSGISGAQLTENLIEQLALFQPTLQLSTAVQGIEPQEDGTFVLKTTKGTTRTKGIIIAVGNGAFTPRKLAVDYDPEWENHYIHYFAKEMAQFKDQTVAVAGGGDSAIEWALMLEKVAKQVYLIHRRDQFRGLESSVEALKQSTVQIKTPFLIDSLTEMNQQLALTLNKMKSTDQEQLTIDKLLVNYGFISDTRILRDWGLTLDHHQVAVNQQLETNIPNIYAIGDIATYPGKVKLIASGFGEAPMAVTELLTNLYPEKRQPLHSTSIM, encoded by the coding sequence ATGCTTGATTCAAATCATCTCTTTGATATCACCATTATTGGCGGCGGTCCTGTCGGAATGTTTGCTGCCTATTATGCTGGTATGCGCAAGGCCGATGTTCAGATTATCGAAAGTCTCCCCGAACTCGGTGGTCAAGTCGCAACACTCTATCCAGAAAAGCAAATCTATGATGTCGCTGGTTTCAGTGGTATCTCTGGTGCACAGCTCACCGAAAACTTAATTGAACAGCTGGCACTTTTCCAACCAACCTTGCAATTATCCACTGCTGTGCAAGGTATCGAACCCCAAGAAGATGGGACTTTCGTTCTTAAAACAACGAAGGGCACGACACGCACCAAAGGCATCATCATTGCCGTTGGGAACGGGGCTTTCACACCGCGGAAACTCGCTGTCGATTACGATCCAGAATGGGAAAATCACTATATTCACTACTTCGCAAAAGAAATGGCGCAGTTCAAAGATCAAACCGTTGCCGTTGCTGGCGGTGGTGATTCGGCCATTGAATGGGCACTAATGCTCGAAAAAGTGGCTAAACAAGTCTATTTAATTCACCGTCGGGATCAATTCCGCGGGCTTGAAAGTAGCGTTGAAGCACTCAAACAATCAACTGTCCAAATTAAGACGCCGTTTTTAATCGATAGTTTGACCGAAATGAACCAACAACTCGCATTAACTTTAAATAAGATGAAATCAACCGATCAAGAGCAGCTAACAATTGACAAACTCCTTGTTAACTATGGGTTTATCTCTGATACTCGAATTCTCCGTGATTGGGGATTAACATTGGACCACCATCAAGTCGCTGTTAACCAACAACTCGAGACGAACATCCCGAACATCTATGCGATCGGCGATATTGCTACCTACCCTGGTAAAGTGAAGTTAATTGCCAGCGGATTTGGTGAAGCACCAATGGCTGTGACTGAGTTACTAACGAATCTCTACCCAGAAAAACGCCAACCACTACACAGCACGTCCATTATGTAA
- a CDS encoding peptidylprolyl isomerase — MTYPQLDLANFAGPTATFDTNRGEFTVALFQDQAPKTVENFIGLAEKDYYDGVIFHRVINDFMIQGGDPTGTGMGGESLWGQPFEDEFNQEVFNLNGALSMANAGPNTNGSQFFIVTNEHINQNMLSQMPGAGYPEEVITAYEKGGTPWLDFKHTVFGHVLSGMDVVNKINATETGMQDKPVEEVIINHITINL, encoded by the coding sequence ATGACATATCCACAATTAGACCTTGCAAACTTTGCAGGGCCAACAGCTACTTTTGACACAAACCGTGGCGAATTTACAGTAGCACTTTTCCAAGACCAAGCACCTAAGACAGTAGAAAACTTTATCGGCTTAGCTGAAAAAGATTACTATGACGGTGTGATTTTCCACCGGGTCATCAACGATTTCATGATTCAAGGTGGCGATCCAACCGGTACTGGGATGGGTGGCGAAAGTCTCTGGGGCCAACCTTTCGAAGATGAATTCAACCAAGAAGTCTTTAACTTAAATGGTGCATTATCAATGGCTAATGCTGGTCCTAATACAAACGGCAGCCAATTCTTCATCGTAACAAACGAACATATCAACCAAAACATGTTGTCACAAATGCCAGGTGCTGGTTACCCAGAAGAAGTCATTACGGCTTATGAAAAGGGTGGTACACCTTGGTTAGATTTTAAACATACTGTATTTGGTCACGTCTTGAGTGGGATGGACGTTGTTAATAAGATCAACGCTACAGAAACAGGAATGCAAGACAAACCAGTTGAAGAAGTTATCATCAATCACATTACGATTAATCTTTAA
- a CDS encoding ROK family protein has product MLVGGIEGGGTKFVCAVTDGKNGIQERISMPTETPEQTMPRLFEYFDQFDHLDAIGLASFGPIDVNPKSKTYGSIIDTPKAGWEHYDILGAMKAHYPDTQFAFTTDVNAAAYGELKMGAADGLDSCVYLTVGTGIGGGVVEHGQILQGYSHPEIGHMLIRQQPEDSYEGTCPYHHNCLEGLAAGPAIERRWGKKGHLLPADHQAWQMEADYLAQACVNIALMLSPERIVFGGGVSKQAQLFPMIRESFKRQMAGYVQTPDLDDYIVHVALGDDAGITGALLLAADQL; this is encoded by the coding sequence ATGCTAGTAGGTGGAATTGAAGGAGGGGGCACGAAGTTTGTCTGTGCCGTAACAGATGGAAAAAATGGGATACAAGAACGAATTAGTATGCCAACCGAGACGCCGGAACAAACGATGCCACGGTTATTTGAATATTTTGATCAATTCGATCATTTAGATGCCATTGGTTTGGCATCGTTTGGCCCAATTGATGTTAACCCGAAATCAAAAACATATGGCTCAATCATCGATACACCCAAAGCAGGGTGGGAACACTATGATATCTTAGGAGCAATGAAAGCTCATTATCCTGATACCCAGTTTGCTTTTACAACGGATGTGAATGCCGCAGCCTATGGTGAATTGAAGATGGGCGCTGCTGATGGACTTGATAGTTGTGTTTACTTAACTGTCGGGACGGGGATTGGTGGCGGTGTTGTTGAACACGGTCAGATTTTACAAGGTTACAGCCATCCTGAAATCGGCCACATGTTAATTCGGCAACAACCAGAAGATTCATACGAAGGGACATGTCCTTATCACCACAATTGTTTGGAAGGCTTAGCAGCTGGTCCAGCAATCGAACGCCGTTGGGGCAAGAAAGGCCACTTATTGCCGGCTGATCATCAAGCATGGCAAATGGAAGCTGACTATTTAGCTCAAGCCTGTGTAAATATTGCTTTAATGCTATCGCCAGAACGAATTGTCTTCGGTGGTGGGGTGTCGAAACAAGCCCAACTATTCCCAATGATTCGTGAATCCTTTAAACGTCAAATGGCAGGTTATGTGCAAACGCCTGACCTTGATGACTACATCGTGCATGTTGCATTAGGGGATGACGCTGGGATTACTGGGGCACTTTTACTAGCAGCTGATCAACTTTAG
- a CDS encoding CvfD/Ygs/GSP13 family RNA-binding post-transcriptional regulator, whose amino-acid sequence MGYRIGQKITGTVTGIQPYGVFVSLDATVQGLIHISECGHGFVKALDEQFKVGQVLDVLVLDIDEYTHKISLSLRALHKAQDLAPQRAKKHYWTNRRIHIGFAPIAERLPRWTEEAIEDLNKGENV is encoded by the coding sequence ATGGGTTATCGAATTGGACAAAAGATTACAGGTACTGTAACAGGCATTCAACCATATGGTGTATTTGTTTCATTAGATGCAACGGTCCAAGGCTTAATCCACATCTCAGAATGTGGTCATGGTTTTGTTAAAGCGTTAGATGAACAGTTTAAAGTCGGTCAAGTGTTAGATGTATTAGTGTTAGATATCGATGAATACACACATAAGATTAGTTTGTCGTTACGTGCGCTACATAAAGCACAAGATTTAGCACCACAGCGTGCTAAGAAACACTATTGGACAAATCGCCGGATTCATATTGGGTTTGCGCCCATTGCAGAACGATTACCAAGATGGACTGAAGAAGCGATAGAAGACTTGAATAAGGGTGAGAATGTATGA